The Clostridium sp. DL-VIII DNA window AGCTTACCCTAGTGAATTATCAGGAGGGCAAAAACAAAGAATTGGTATAGCGAGAGCACTTGCTACTAATCCATTAATACTTTTATGTGATGAGGCAACTTCAGCATTAGATCCTCAGACAACAGGATCTATATTGCAGCTACTGAAGAAAATAAATAGAGAGTATAATATAACGATCTTAATGATCACTCATGAAATGGCTGTAATTAGAGAAGTTTGTAATAAAGTAGCTGTTATGGAAAATGGAGAAATTATTGAACAAGGCAATCTATTAGAAGTATTTGGTAATCCAAAAGAACAAACCACAAAGAATTTTGTTAGGACTGTTGTCCATGATGAGGTACCACAAGTTATATTGGATGAAATTAATGGTGAAGATGAGAATAGCAAAGTCTTAAAACTTAAATTTATAGGTGAAAATTCAAAGAAGGCTATACTTGCAGAAGCATGTAGTGAATTTAATGTACAGCCAAATATATTATTTGCTAATGTTACAGAATTACAGGGGAATATACTTGGGCATCTTATTGTGGAATTAAAAGGTGAAAAAGAAGATATAGAAAATGCTAATAAATATATGAAAGATAGAAAAGTTGGAGTTGAGGAGGTTTTGATATGACAACAATAACCGGAACGCAGATTATTAAGGCTATTATTGAAACTTTACAAATGGTAAGTGTATCGCTTTTGGTTGGATCCCTTTTGGGAATTCCTCTTGGAATATTGCTTGTTATTACTAATAAGGGAGGAATTATTAAGAACAAGGCTATATACTCAGCGTTAAATAATGTGATTAATATTGTTCGTTCAGTACCATTTATAATTTTGCTTGCAGCAATTGTTCCATTTACAAGACTTATTGTTGGAACTTCAATTGGAACGAAAGCAGCAATTGTTCCGCTTATAATATATATAATTCCTTATATTGCAAGGCTTATAGAAAATTCTTTGCTGGAAGTTAATGATGGGATAATTGAGGCTGCAGAGTCAATGGGGGCAACGCCAGTACAAATAATATGGCATTTTCTTTTACCAGAGGCAATGGGATCTTTAATTTTATCGCTGACAACAGCAACAATTGGATTAATTGGAGCAACTGCAATGGCAGGAACCATCGGAGCTGGGGGAATAGGTGATGTGGCTATTTCTTATGGATATCAAAGATTTGATACAAAAGTAATCCTCATTACGGTAATAATATTAATAATTTTTGTCCAAGCCATTCAGAATTTTGGAAATAAATTAGCTAGAAAGGTGAGAAGGCATTAACAAATAGGATGTCAATCATTATAAATTTATAAGAATAAATAGAATTATTATGACCTTAAATGCTACTAAAACGATGGGAAATATAAAAATAGAACTAAATAATCAATAAGTTAGGAGAATAAAAATGAAAAAGAATATATTTACTAAAATTATTATAGGACTAACAACAAGTCTGTTTGCTTTGGGGTTAGCAGGATGCGGAAGTAGTGCAAGTACTGCAAGTACTGATACAAAAGCTACAGAAAAGAAGGATTTAACAATCGGAATATCCCCTGGACCTTATAGTGAACTATTCACTAGTGCTGTTAAGCCTATATTAGAGAAGAATGGTTATACAATTAAAGAAGTGAATTTTTCAGATTTGAGACAAGCTGATGTAGCATTAACAGAAGGAAGTATTGATTTTAATGTAGATCAGCACAGTGCATATGCAAATAATTTTAATAAAGAAACTAATAATAAACTAACTCCAATTACGCCTATTCCAACAGTTCCAGCAGGAATTTTTTCAAATAAGCATACTTCAATTGATCAAGTAGCTAAAGGTCAAAAAGTAGCAATTCCTAATGATCCATCAAATACAGCAAGAGCTTTTAGACTGCTAAAAAAAGCTGGATGGATTAAATTAAAGGAAGATGCAAACCCAACAACATTAACTATAAATGATGTCAGTGAAAATACTTATGATCTTGATATAACACTAATGGATTCTGCACAAATTCCACGTGCATTAGATGATATAGACTTTGCAGTACTTCCAGGAAGTATGGTTTATGCATCTAAAATAGATCCTTCAAAATCATTATTATCAGAAGATGTTAGTAAAGAATTACAGCTTCAAGTGGTTGTTGATGAAAAGAACAAAGATAGCAAGTGGGCAAAGGATATAGTAGAGGCCTATAAATCTAAGGATTTCAAAGATTATATGGCAGAACACAATAAGAATAATTACTGGTTTATACCAGATGAAATAAAATAATATAGTGCTATATAAGCAATTATAATTAATATTTAATGTAAAAATGGTTACTCTGATTAATTTTTTTAAGAGAGTAGCCTCTTAGATTTATTGAATATGAGATTATAGAATTTCAGTAATTTGAAAAAATGATGAAATTAAGATTGTTAAAAATTGGTAAAAAATTCTCAATTCACAATATAAAAAAACAGCATAAGAACTTTTTAAAATGAGAATTACAGAAATTACAGAGTAATTTTATCAAACAATTATAGAATGCAAATTGTGTATTTTGAATTAAAAGTATATAAGGATTTGTAAAGAAAATAATAGGCAGGTACTAATAAAATAGATTGAAATTTTGAGGAGATTATAGAAGGGGAGAATAATGATGGATAAAATTGAAAAAAGGATTATAGATATTATTGATAAAAATAGAGAGAAAATTATTTCTTTTGCAACAGATATATATATACATCCAGAACTTGGATATAAGGAAAAGAGAACATCAGAAAAGGTATTGGAAATTTTAAAAGAGAATAGTGAAGAAATTGAAACCAATCTTGCAATTACTGGTATAAAGGGGTATTTAAAGAGGAGAAATACAGAAAAGATAAATTTGGCATTAATTGGAGAATTAGACGCTGTTGTATCACCAGATAACCCATTTGCTGATAAAAAAACAGGAGCTTGTCACGCATGCGGGCATCATACTCAATTGGCAGGAATCATAGGAGCAGCAATTGCGTTGTCAGATGATGAAATAAAGAATTCATTAGATGGAAATGTAGTGTTTTTTGCGGTACCTGCTGAAGAGTATGGTGAAATAGAGTTTAAACTTTCATTAAAAGAAAAGAATTTAATTAAGTATGGAGGAGGTAAAAGCGAGCTTATTAGAATAGGAGCATTTAATGATATAGACCTTTCTGTAGTACATCATTCTGATCCTACAGGAGCAGATATTGTAGTAGGAGATAGTACAAGCAATGGATTCGTATCAAAAGTTACAAAATATAAAGGAAAAGCATCTCATGCAGCAGGAACACCACATTTAGGTATTAATGCTGTAAATGCAAGTTCACTGGGTTTGAATGCAATAGCATATCAAAGAGAAACTTTTAAAGATGAAGATTCAGTTAGAGTTCATTCAATAATAACTAAAGGAGGAGGATTGGTGAATGTAATTCCTGATGAGGTAGTAATTGAAAGTTTAGTCAGAGCAAAGAATGTTGAAGCTATTAGAGATGCTAACAGAAAAGTCGATAGAGCCTTTAAGTCTGGAGCTTTAGCAGTTGGAGCGGAGATAGAGATAATTACGGGACCAGGTTATCTTCCAGTAATACCTCTAAAGCCATCAAAAGAAATTTTAGAAATAGCACATGAGATACTGCCTAATGGAATGGTTGAGGAAGCTGATCCTAATAAACATACAGCAGGTTCTAGTGATGTTGGAGATTTGACTCATATTATGCCAGTATTAAAATTTGCAACAGGAGGAGTTGAAGGTGGATTACATTCAGAATATTTCAAGGTAGTAAATGATGAAATAGCTTATATTGCTACTGCAAAAATCATGGCTTTAACGGCCTATAGATTACTAAAAGAAAAAGCAAAGGAAGCTAAGAAAATTAAGGAAGAGTTTAAACCTAAGTTTACTATTGATGAATATAAGAAATATATGGAGAGTTTTGAGGAGATATTTAAGGGCGATTATAAAAATGAATAAACTTTTAGCACTATGATAAGTCTAGCTAATGAGAATAGCTAGCCTTATTAAATGGTGCCTTTATATAACTTACATATTTGTAATTTGTCTAATCCTAAAGTAGTGAAGCAGCAGAAGTATTATTTGCATGAGTGTGAGTATAAATTACATGATTTACAATAAAACCTTATTTCCAAAATGGTTAAAAGACGATATCATTAATAATTAAGGAGAAGAAAAGAATATCAGCATTTCAATGGAAAGAAGAGTATAATTTAAATATTGAGGAAATTGATAAACAACATAAGAAGCTGCTTGAAATAGGAAAAAGAGCATATGATATTGCAATAATAGATGATGGATATGATAGATATGATGAAATAATGACAATAGTTGATGAGCTATTAGAATATACAAAATATCATTTTGAATATGAAGAAAAGATGCTTAAAGAATATAATTATGATCATATTCATGATCAGGAAGAAGAGCATGGATTTTATGTATATAAGATAAAAGAAGTTGCATCTAGAGATGAAAAAGATATAGATGATAATCAAAGAAAGGTGATCTTAGAAATTATCGATTTTCTATTTGAATGGATAAGTGAGCATATTAATGTTGCAGATAGAAAATATGCAATATTTCTAAAAATTGTTGAATAGAAAAAAGAGAGGAAGGTAAAATAACCGACTTCTCTTTTTTTGCAAAAGT harbors:
- a CDS encoding methionine ABC transporter permease encodes the protein MTTITGTQIIKAIIETLQMVSVSLLVGSLLGIPLGILLVITNKGGIIKNKAIYSALNNVINIVRSVPFIILLAAIVPFTRLIVGTSIGTKAAIVPLIIYIIPYIARLIENSLLEVNDGIIEAAESMGATPVQIIWHFLLPEAMGSLILSLTTATIGLIGATAMAGTIGAGGIGDVAISYGYQRFDTKVILITVIILIIFVQAIQNFGNKLARKVRRH
- a CDS encoding hemerythrin family protein, which codes for MLEIGKRAYDIAIIDDGYDRYDEIMTIVDELLEYTKYHFEYEEKMLKEYNYDHIHDQEEEHGFYVYKIKEVASRDEKDIDDNQRKVILEIIDFLFEWISEHINVADRKYAIFLKIVE
- a CDS encoding amidohydrolase encodes the protein MMDKIEKRIIDIIDKNREKIISFATDIYIHPELGYKEKRTSEKVLEILKENSEEIETNLAITGIKGYLKRRNTEKINLALIGELDAVVSPDNPFADKKTGACHACGHHTQLAGIIGAAIALSDDEIKNSLDGNVVFFAVPAEEYGEIEFKLSLKEKNLIKYGGGKSELIRIGAFNDIDLSVVHHSDPTGADIVVGDSTSNGFVSKVTKYKGKASHAAGTPHLGINAVNASSLGLNAIAYQRETFKDEDSVRVHSIITKGGGLVNVIPDEVVIESLVRAKNVEAIRDANRKVDRAFKSGALAVGAEIEIITGPGYLPVIPLKPSKEILEIAHEILPNGMVEEADPNKHTAGSSDVGDLTHIMPVLKFATGGVEGGLHSEYFKVVNDEIAYIATAKIMALTAYRLLKEKAKEAKKIKEEFKPKFTIDEYKKYMESFEEIFKGDYKNE
- a CDS encoding MetQ/NlpA family ABC transporter substrate-binding protein, which translates into the protein MKKNIFTKIIIGLTTSLFALGLAGCGSSASTASTDTKATEKKDLTIGISPGPYSELFTSAVKPILEKNGYTIKEVNFSDLRQADVALTEGSIDFNVDQHSAYANNFNKETNNKLTPITPIPTVPAGIFSNKHTSIDQVAKGQKVAIPNDPSNTARAFRLLKKAGWIKLKEDANPTTLTINDVSENTYDLDITLMDSAQIPRALDDIDFAVLPGSMVYASKIDPSKSLLSEDVSKELQLQVVVDEKNKDSKWAKDIVEAYKSKDFKDYMAEHNKNNYWFIPDEIK
- a CDS encoding ATP-binding cassette domain-containing protein encodes the protein MIELKNIQKIFNKKGAKVEALKGVNLQVDKGDIFGVIGFSGAGKSTLIRMVNYLEQPTSGEVIVDNKNLGKLTTKELREVRKQIGMIFQHFNLLESKNVFENVAIPLVLNHRPKDEIESRVNELLEFVGLEDKAKAYPSELSGGQKQRIGIARALATNPLILLCDEATSALDPQTTGSILQLLKKINREYNITILMITHEMAVIREVCNKVAVMENGEIIEQGNLLEVFGNPKEQTTKNFVRTVVHDEVPQVILDEINGEDENSKVLKLKFIGENSKKAILAEACSEFNVQPNILFANVTELQGNILGHLIVELKGEKEDIENANKYMKDRKVGVEEVLI